Proteins from a single region of Equus asinus isolate D_3611 breed Donkey chromosome 17, EquAss-T2T_v2, whole genome shotgun sequence:
- the LOC139040441 gene encoding ral guanine nucleotide dissociation stimulator-like, giving the protein MWMESYPQYFFQPPDFPSLRRVLAFLAFSMPGSQVEHQARLLLSQLLHPEPSEAESQAPAPEKDPNPDEHRRPSPTLVPTTPQSHRSTSSAAAASSLSLDCTSSNGKTIHVLPATSLSPCTVVPPLISAPSPLPPVH; this is encoded by the exons ATGTGGATGGAATCCTATCCCCAGTACTTTTTCCAGCCCCCAGACTTTCCGAGCTTGAGAAGGGTATTGGCCTTCCTTGCGTTCAGCATGCCAGGCTCGCAGGTGGAGCATCAAGCTCGCCTTCTGCTTTCACAGTTGCTGCACCCTGAGCCCAGCGAGGCAGAGAGTCAGG CACCAGCTCCTGAGAAAGATCCCAACCCAGATGAACATCGCCGCCCTTCTCCAACTCTAGTGCCCACCACACCTCAGAGCCACAGATCGACGTCCAGCGCCGCAGCCGCCTCGAGTCTCAGCCTGGATTGCACTTCAAGCAATGGAAAGACCATTCACGTCCTCCCAGCAACGAGCCTCAGCCCCTGCACCGTGGTCCCACCACTGATTTCCGCCCCTTCCCCTTTACCACCAGTTCATTAA